Genomic DNA from Mycolicibacterium helvum:
GGTGAACCAGCGCAGGTACTTGATCACGTCGGCGTCAGCGGTGTTGACGAAGTACTGGTACCACGCATAAGGGCTGGTCATCTCGGGATCCAGCCAGAGACTCCCCCCGCCGGTGGACTTGCCGAACTTCGTGCCGTCCGCGGAAGTGACCAACGGCACTGTCAGCGCGTGCACGGTCGCACCGACCGTCTGACGGACCAGTCGCACACCGGCGATGATGTTGCCCCACTGATCGGACCCACCGATCTGCAGCGCGCAGCCGTACCGCCGGTTGAGCTCCACATAGTCGTTGGCCTGCAGCAGCATGTAGCTGAACTCGGTGTAGGAGATGCCCTCCCCATCCAGCCGGCGGCGGATGGTGTCACGGTCGAGCATCACATTCACGGAGAAGTGCTTGCCGACATCACGCAGGAAATCGATGGCACTCAGCTGTGAGGTCCAGCTCAGGTTGTTCTCGACGACGGCACCACTGCCCGAATCGTCGAAATCGACGAACCGCTCCAACTGACCGCGAATCCGCTCGGCCCATTGCGCGACGGTGTCGGTGGTGTTCATCGTCCGCTCGCCGGTGTCACGAGGATCACCGATCATGCCCGTCGCACCACCGGCCAACACGATCGGGCGGTGCCCGGCCCGCTGGAATCGCCGAAGTGTGAGCAACGGCACCAGATTTCCCGCATGCAGGCTCGGCGCGGTGGGGTCGAATCCGCAATAGACGGTCATGGGCGGCTGCGCGGCTGCGGCGGCAAGCGCGTCGATATCGGTTGACTGGGCGATCAGCTCGCGCCAGCCCAACTCGTCGAGGATCGTCGTGGCCATGCGTTGATCTTCCCGTATGGGGTTCGCTCAGTCGCTCGCGCCCGGGAGTGGCGCGCGCGGACTGCGCCGGAAGGCCGACACTTCGGGACGTCCGGTAAGCCACAACCGCCACGGTCGATCGGCCGCCTGAGAGACCCCGACCCGCGGCCCGCAACTCTGGTGACCGCCTCCACCGAGTTGCAGCGTCACCGGAGATTCCGGGTCGAAGACGTCGACGCCGTTGTCCTCCATCACGACGCCAAGCGCCGAACACAGATTGCCGGGCCCGCGGGCCAGCGCCGTCGGGCGCACCAACGGACCGCGGCGGGCCTGGGCCACCTCCAGCCCCGACTCGATCGCGGCCGCCCGGATCAGGACCGCCGCGGCCGTTCCGTCCGGACCGCACACGACGTTGGCGCAGACATGAATGCCGTGGCTTCGATAGGTATAGAGCCGGCCGGGCGGACCGAACATCACCTTGTTGCGAATGCGCGGTCCCCGGAACGAGTGCGCGGCGGCATCCGGCCACGGCCCGTCAGACGGGCCGCCATAGGCCTCGACCTCAACGATCAGTGCGCTGACTCCGCGACAGCAGATCACCCCGCCAAGCAGCACGCGGGCCGCTGAGACCGGGTCGGTGTCCAGCAGATCGACACTCATCGGAGGAGATTCTGCCCCAGCCATTGACCCGCCGAAGTTCGGGGAGGATTATTCATCGTGTGATGAGTTCATCGAGCGATGAATTATTGACGAGCGGTGTCGAAGCCGCTGTTCACGTCGAGAACCTAAAAGTGGTCC
This window encodes:
- a CDS encoding DNA-3-methyladenine glycosylase, with the protein product MSVDLLDTDPVSAARVLLGGVICCRGVSALIVEVEAYGGPSDGPWPDAAAHSFRGPRIRNKVMFGPPGRLYTYRSHGIHVCANVVCGPDGTAAAVLIRAAAIESGLEVAQARRGPLVRPTALARGPGNLCSALGVVMEDNGVDVFDPESPVTLQLGGGGHQSCGPRVGVSQAADRPWRLWLTGRPEVSAFRRSPRAPLPGASD
- the tyrS gene encoding tyrosine--tRNA ligase; translation: MATTILDELGWRELIAQSTDIDALAAAAAQPPMTVYCGFDPTAPSLHAGNLVPLLTLRRFQRAGHRPIVLAGGATGMIGDPRDTGERTMNTTDTVAQWAERIRGQLERFVDFDDSGSGAVVENNLSWTSQLSAIDFLRDVGKHFSVNVMLDRDTIRRRLDGEGISYTEFSYMLLQANDYVELNRRYGCALQIGGSDQWGNIIAGVRLVRQTVGATVHALTVPLVTSADGTKFGKSTGGGSLWLDPEMTSPYAWYQYFVNTADADVIKYLRWFTFLSADELGELEEATTTRPHERAAQRRLARELTTLVHGPGATEAVEHASQALFGRGELSRLDEPTLAAALRETSVAELGPGSPDGIVDLLVATGLSSSKKEAKRTISEGGVSVNNEKIDSDDWVAQPSHFLHGRWMVLRRGKRNVAGVQRV